A window of Akkermansia muciniphila contains these coding sequences:
- a CDS encoding GNAT family N-acetyltransferase, whose amino-acid sequence MIRKCLESELETIYEIINDSAVAYKDRIPADRWREPYMPVDELKEQIRDGVVFYCFEDKGRLLGVMGIQDREDVKLIRHAYVRTCVRRGGIGVQLLNYLRKDQEKPVLIGTWADAIWAIDFYQKNGFHLVGPEERKLLLKKYWTVPERQIETSVILADEKYIRSQRGLVE is encoded by the coding sequence ATGATTAGAAAGTGTTTGGAGTCGGAACTGGAAACAATCTATGAAATTATCAATGATTCAGCCGTGGCTTATAAAGACAGGATTCCTGCCGACAGATGGAGGGAACCTTACATGCCCGTGGATGAATTAAAGGAGCAGATCAGAGATGGCGTGGTGTTCTATTGTTTTGAAGATAAGGGACGCCTTCTTGGCGTCATGGGGATTCAGGACCGGGAGGACGTTAAGCTCATACGTCACGCCTATGTCAGGACGTGCGTCCGTCGGGGAGGAATCGGAGTCCAGCTTCTTAACTATTTACGAAAAGATCAGGAGAAACCTGTTTTAATAGGCACGTGGGCGGATGCGATCTGGGCGATCGACTTCTACCAGAAAAACGGGTTTCATCTGGTAGGGCCTGAAGAACGGAAGCTGCTGTTAAAGAAGTATTGGACGGTTCCGGAAAGACAGATAGAAACGTCCGTAATACTTGCAGATGAAAAATATATCCGGTCTCAGCGTGGTTTAGTTGAATGA